In one Shinella zoogloeoides genomic region, the following are encoded:
- a CDS encoding exodeoxyribonuclease III — MALSIATWNINSVRLRMPLVEHFLKTFSPDILCLQETKCPNDLFPSKPLKALGYEHIVMHGQKGYHGVATISRLPLTEIVERRDYCGVGDARHVSVLFHHRNKSIRLHNFYVPAGGDEPDRTINAKFGHKLDFIEEMKLLHAEAEAGISSILVGDLNIAPLEHDVWSHKQLLKIVSHTPIETEGLIDVMTKGAWVDLMRSKVPAHEKLYTWWSYRSADWVAANKGRRLDHIWSSADLEPHLSNIAVIREARGWERPSDHVPVIAEFDF; from the coding sequence ATGGCACTTTCGATCGCGACGTGGAACATCAACTCCGTGCGGCTGCGCATGCCGCTCGTCGAGCATTTCCTGAAGACCTTCTCGCCCGATATCCTGTGCCTGCAGGAAACCAAGTGCCCGAACGACCTCTTCCCCTCCAAGCCGCTGAAGGCGCTCGGCTACGAGCACATCGTCATGCACGGCCAGAAGGGCTATCACGGCGTCGCCACCATCTCCCGCCTGCCGCTGACCGAGATCGTCGAGCGGCGCGACTATTGCGGCGTCGGCGATGCGCGCCACGTCTCGGTACTCTTCCATCACCGGAACAAGTCGATCCGCCTGCACAATTTCTATGTGCCGGCCGGCGGCGACGAGCCGGACCGCACGATCAACGCGAAATTCGGCCACAAGCTCGATTTCATCGAGGAGATGAAGCTGCTGCATGCCGAAGCCGAGGCCGGCATTTCCTCCATCCTCGTCGGCGACCTCAACATCGCGCCGCTGGAACATGACGTCTGGTCGCACAAGCAGCTCTTGAAGATCGTCAGCCATACGCCGATCGAGACGGAAGGGCTGATCGACGTGATGACCAAGGGCGCCTGGGTCGATTTGATGCGTAGCAAGGTGCCGGCGCACGAAAAGCTCTATACATGGTGGAGCTACCGCTCGGCCGACTGGGTGGCCGCCAACAAGGGCCGGCGCCTTGACCATATCTGGTCCTCCGCCGACCTCGAGCCGCATCTTTCCAACATCGCGGTGATCCGCGAGGCGCGCGGCTGGGAACGGCCGTCCGACCATGTGCCGGTAATTGCCGAGTTCGACTTCTAA
- a CDS encoding outer membrane lipoprotein carrier protein LolA, with protein sequence MKETDMIRSENARATGTLTRRGFTCLLAFTLAAGLSALSPTDASAQASATAQKIADHFASVKTMMGEFVQFGPRGEQAGGKFYINRPGKIRFNYEDPSPMRVIADGKSVVIGNRKLKTWDIYPLSKTPLNLLLGNQIDLSTKMVRNVKEEADLTTIVLGDKSMFGDSTITMMFDPKTYDLRQWTITDAQGKDTSVMIFNVKTGVSLDDKVFSIPYEEIRNRGSK encoded by the coding sequence ATGAAGGAGACTGACATGATCCGATCCGAAAACGCCCGCGCGACCGGAACGCTCACCCGCCGCGGCTTCACCTGCCTTCTGGCTTTCACCCTGGCGGCCGGCCTTTCGGCGCTCTCGCCGACCGACGCCTCTGCCCAGGCGAGTGCCACTGCCCAGAAGATCGCCGACCACTTCGCCTCGGTGAAGACCATGATGGGCGAGTTCGTGCAGTTCGGCCCGCGCGGCGAGCAGGCCGGCGGCAAGTTCTACATCAACCGGCCCGGCAAGATCCGCTTCAACTACGAGGATCCCTCGCCGATGCGCGTGATCGCCGACGGCAAGTCGGTCGTCATCGGCAACCGCAAGCTCAAGACCTGGGACATCTATCCGCTCTCCAAGACGCCGCTGAACCTCCTGCTCGGCAACCAGATCGATCTTTCGACTAAGATGGTGCGCAACGTGAAGGAAGAGGCTGACCTCACTACGATCGTGCTTGGCGACAAGAGCATGTTCGGCGATTCGACCATCACCATGATGTTCGACCCGAAGACCTACGATCTGCGCCAGTGGACGATCACCGACGCGCAGGGCAAGGACACCTCCGTCATGATCTTCAACGTCAAGACGGGCGTGTCGCTCGACGACAAGGTCTTCTCGATCCCCTACGAGGAAATCCGCAACCGCGGCTCGAAGTGA
- a CDS encoding response regulator transcription factor — MTSRTILLVDDDNDLRETLVEQLSLYEEFVTLEETTAGKGIQTARAGQIDLLIMDVGLPDMDGREAVKLLRKGGFKAPIIMLTGHDTDSDTILGLEAGANDYVTKPFRFAVLLARIRAQLRQHESSEDATFTVGPYSFKPGQKLLTMENGQKIRLTEKEAAIIRYLYRADQKVVTRDVLLEEVWGYNSGVTTHTLETHVYRLRQKIERDPSNAEILVTENGGYKIVP; from the coding sequence ATGACATCCCGCACCATCCTTCTTGTCGATGACGACAATGACCTCCGCGAGACGCTCGTCGAGCAGCTTTCGCTCTACGAGGAATTCGTAACGCTCGAGGAAACCACGGCCGGCAAGGGCATCCAGACGGCGCGCGCGGGCCAGATCGACCTTCTCATCATGGATGTCGGCCTGCCGGACATGGACGGCCGCGAGGCGGTGAAGCTGCTGCGCAAGGGCGGCTTCAAAGCGCCGATCATCATGCTGACCGGGCACGACACCGATTCGGACACGATCCTCGGGCTCGAAGCCGGCGCCAACGACTATGTGACGAAGCCGTTCCGCTTCGCCGTGCTGCTCGCGCGCATCCGCGCCCAGCTTCGCCAGCACGAGAGCAGCGAGGACGCCACCTTCACCGTCGGCCCCTATTCCTTCAAGCCGGGCCAGAAGCTGCTCACCATGGAAAACGGCCAGAAGATCCGCCTGACCGAGAAGGAGGCGGCGATCATCCGCTACCTCTACCGTGCCGATCAGAAGGTGGTGACGCGCGACGTTCTGCTGGAAGAGGTCTGGGGCTACAATTCGGGCGTGACGACCCACACGCTGGAGACCCACGTCTATCGCCTGCGCCAGAAGATCGAGCGGGACCCTTCCAATGCGGAGATTCTCGTGACAGAGAACGGCGGCTACAAGATCGTACCTTAA
- a CDS encoding aldo/keto reductase: MSDQPTITFHDGNSIPQVGLGVWQTPNDTAVTAVKAALSGGYRHIDTAAIYENEQGVGEGIRASGVSRGEIFLTTKLWNSDQGYEPTLKAFDTSLRRLGTDYVDLYLIHWPAPKRGQFVDTWKAFIQLQKEGRARSIGVSNFYPEHLQRLIDETGITPVINQIELHPDFPQTEARTYHDMHRIVTQSWSPLGQGTLLDNPVVAGVAAKHGRTPAQVITRWHIDNGLVVIPKSVTPSRIEENFKVFDFKLDDEDMKTFASLEKDGRRIGPDPMTASF, encoded by the coding sequence ATGAGCGATCAACCGACAATCACCTTTCATGACGGCAACAGCATTCCCCAGGTGGGGCTCGGCGTCTGGCAGACCCCGAACGACACGGCGGTGACGGCCGTCAAGGCGGCGCTGTCCGGCGGTTATCGCCATATCGATACGGCCGCGATCTACGAGAACGAGCAGGGCGTCGGCGAGGGCATCCGCGCCTCCGGCGTCAGCCGCGGCGAAATCTTCCTCACCACCAAGCTCTGGAATTCCGACCAGGGATACGAGCCGACGCTGAAGGCCTTCGACACCAGTCTCCGGCGGCTCGGCACGGACTATGTCGATCTCTACCTCATCCACTGGCCCGCGCCGAAGCGTGGCCAATTCGTCGATACCTGGAAGGCCTTCATCCAGCTGCAGAAGGAAGGCCGCGCCCGCTCGATCGGCGTGTCCAACTTCTATCCCGAGCACCTGCAGCGGCTGATCGACGAGACCGGCATCACGCCTGTAATCAACCAGATCGAGCTGCATCCGGATTTCCCGCAGACCGAGGCGCGCACCTATCACGACATGCACCGGATCGTCACCCAGTCCTGGAGCCCGCTCGGCCAGGGCACGCTGCTGGACAATCCCGTCGTCGCCGGGGTCGCCGCGAAACATGGCCGCACGCCGGCGCAGGTCATCACCCGCTGGCATATCGACAACGGGCTGGTCGTCATCCCGAAGTCCGTCACGCCGTCGCGCATCGAGGAGAATTTCAAGGTCTTCGATTTCAAGCTGGACGACGAGGACATGAAGACGTTCGCCAGCCTCGAAAAGGACGGCAGGCGCATCGGGCCCGACCCGATGACGGCGTCGTTCTGA
- a CDS encoding L,D-transpeptidase family protein: MKRITSPEHCVKTILVRPAPGRKTRAIVQVGPLRIPAAIGRAGRTSRKREGDGATPIAAMPLLSGFLRGDRVTMPKTALPLRRIRPSMLWCDEPKHPCYNRLVRAPFGPSHEEIQREDALYDICLVLDWNVTARRRHAGSAIFFHLIRPGYEPTAGCIAVARRDMLRILAHMRRGTVVRVL; this comes from the coding sequence ATGAAGCGGATCACATCTCCTGAACATTGCGTGAAGACGATCCTCGTGCGCCCTGCGCCGGGCAGGAAGACCCGCGCCATCGTGCAGGTCGGGCCGCTGCGCATCCCGGCGGCCATCGGCCGCGCGGGACGCACCAGCCGCAAGCGCGAAGGAGACGGCGCAACACCGATCGCCGCCATGCCGCTTCTTTCCGGCTTCCTGCGCGGCGACCGCGTGACCATGCCGAAGACGGCCCTGCCGCTCCGGCGCATCCGGCCCTCCATGCTGTGGTGCGACGAGCCGAAACATCCTTGCTACAACAGGCTCGTGCGCGCACCCTTCGGGCCGAGCCATGAGGAGATACAGCGCGAGGACGCGCTCTACGACATCTGCCTCGTGCTCGACTGGAACGTCACCGCACGCCGTCGTCATGCCGGCTCGGCGATCTTCTTCCACCTCATCCGTCCCGGCTACGAGCCGACGGCCGGCTGCATCGCGGTGGCGCGGCGCGACATGCTGCGCATTCTTGCCCATATGCGGCGCGGAACGGTCGTGCGCGTCCTTTGA
- a CDS encoding SixA phosphatase family protein: MKQLLLLRHAKSAWPDGVEDHDRPLAHRGRRDAPRMGAYMAKAGLQPDFALVSSARRTQESWALVAPALAGPCPSRTVPSIYEAAPSAILAAIRQAPQDSERLLVIGHNPGFEDLAALLAPAGDADSISRLRTKYPTAGLAVIALDITLWSEAAPGKGRLEAFVTPKTLP; this comes from the coding sequence ATGAAACAGCTTCTGCTGCTGCGCCACGCCAAATCCGCCTGGCCTGACGGCGTCGAGGACCACGACCGCCCGCTCGCCCACCGTGGCCGCCGCGATGCCCCGCGCATGGGGGCCTATATGGCAAAAGCGGGCCTTCAGCCGGATTTCGCGCTGGTCTCCTCCGCCCGTCGCACGCAGGAAAGCTGGGCGCTCGTCGCCCCTGCCCTCGCGGGGCCATGCCCTTCGCGCACCGTGCCCTCGATCTATGAGGCCGCACCTTCGGCCATTCTCGCGGCGATCCGGCAAGCGCCGCAGGACAGCGAAAGGCTTCTCGTCATCGGGCACAATCCGGGCTTCGAGGACCTGGCCGCGCTGCTTGCGCCGGCTGGAGATGCGGATTCGATTAGCCGGCTAAGGACAAAATATCCGACGGCGGGTCTCGCCGTGATCGCCCTCGATATCACGCTCTGGAGCGAGGCTGCGCCGGGCAAGGGCCGGCTTGAGGCCTTCGTCACGCCGAAGACCCTGCCATGA
- a CDS encoding cyclic nucleotide-binding domain-containing protein: protein MALSDDIALLSQVPLFAGLADDKLRLMAFGAERRRLVEGQTLFREGTSADCGFVIAYGAFALTSTLRDGTTRDEGTAGAGTLLSELAMISAVERKYTAVAVEDSEVIRINRPLFRRMLEEYPDVAVLVDARIRENLGAMISQMRGLAGRFA, encoded by the coding sequence GTGGCCCTCAGCGACGACATCGCCCTTCTTTCCCAGGTGCCGCTCTTTGCCGGTCTTGCCGACGACAAGTTGCGCCTGATGGCCTTCGGCGCCGAGCGGCGCCGGCTGGTCGAGGGGCAGACGCTGTTTCGCGAGGGCACCTCGGCCGATTGCGGCTTCGTCATCGCCTATGGCGCCTTCGCCCTGACCTCGACGCTGCGCGACGGCACGACGCGCGACGAGGGCACGGCCGGCGCTGGCACGCTGCTTTCGGAACTGGCGATGATCTCCGCCGTCGAGCGCAAATACACGGCGGTCGCGGTGGAGGACAGCGAGGTCATCCGCATCAACCGCCCGCTCTTCCGCCGCATGCTGGAAGAGTATCCCGACGTCGCGGTTCTCGTCGATGCGCGCATCCGCGAGAACCTCGGCGCGATGATCAGCCAGATGCGCGGCCTTGCCGGCCGCTTCGCCTGA